From the genome of Pungitius pungitius chromosome 20, fPunPun2.1, whole genome shotgun sequence:
AGCGATTTCCTTGGTGTTGCGTGTTTGGTGTTCTATCCGAGCCGTTGGAACGTGTCACAGTATTTCAAAGAATCAGCATTTCAATTGTTAATTGTACCCACATTTGGTTGACAAACTAAGCGAGGAGGAAAGGTTTGAATAATAAGGTTGATTCTATTCCCATTCAGGGAAATGCCCCCCTTTACCTCAGTGCCAGGCGCTGTAGTTCTTTGGGAGGAATGGGACCATAATTCCCCGTAATCACGTTGTGACATGACTTTGGTGATTAAAGCTCCGTCACATGATGAAGTACAGCATCCATTACTGCccacctcgccctcctcctttttctacCAACTGTCCAGCCCAGCTGTCTGTCCCGTGTTACTTCCAGATGacgtgtccctctgtgtcagcAGTTTAGTCACAGAGTGTTCAGCTCCATCACAGCTATGGCCGTTGTGGAGGTGCTTGCAGCCGAGTAGAGCGAGCCAAGTGTCACAGACTGAGTGTTCGCTCCACCATTGGGGCAGATTGCATGGACAGAGCGATCCTCTGCAGGTGCTCTGGtggagagaatgaaagaaaagaagttgGTCTGCACCTGATGGGATCGTCCTTGGGGCAGCGGCGAGCAGGATGTGAGCTCTAAGTCGTCTTTTCCCAGCGCTGCGCTGTCGGCCGCTAGGATGGAACGGGCCGCATTGATCGGGAGAAATCGATCCCGCAGTTGCGCCCACCATCCTCGGCCCACTCCCCTCCCTTTGTTACCCACCATCACTACCGTCCCCTTGTTCTGCCTCTGCCTCCCTTGGCTGATGCAATCTAGGTCAGACCTCAATGAATCTagtaatggaaaataaaagtggTTACATAAGGTCTCTCTGTGCCTCGCACAGCCAGTACCCACATCAGCAGCCATGAGATGTCAGCTGGCCCGTTTGACAATCAGCTTTATTTACTGAACAACGAGGCTACGGCAAAGTAATCGaatgaagagaagagaggacGGATGTTGAGAAGAACTTGTCTCCAGCGTGGTGTAAATGCTGGCATATATACTCTCAAGGTGGAACCAGAGTGCGCACACAGCAGAAACAGAATACTAGGCCAAACAGTGGGGATCAAACAAGACATAAATATTAGCTTTCGTCACCGCGCATCAGTCCTGGCGCCTCTCGCTCTCATCTGGGAGATGGAAGTTGGTCCTGTGATGCAGGAGGAGCAATGACCACACATGGAAGAGCACTGAGATGCCTCAGCCTCCCATCGTTTGCGTCAGCGCCTCTTATGTGTAATCGCACCGTCTCCCACTCGGTTCACTCCTTACATTCTCTCCTCTTCACAGCTCCCTCTCTACCGCCCACTCACTCCCTCGGCCTCTttcgactttttttttctttctctctctctccctctctccgtcttcCCCTCCcaccattttctctcttttgctccCCGTCTTCATCCATCCTTGCCTCCGTCCCTCCCCCCTGCACCGCGGCAGCTGGCTGGCGGTGCAGTGGAGCAGATGTGGCCAGAGGGCACTCTTGCCTCTCCAGTCGTTGTGCCCCTCAGATGATGGTTTTCCAGTtgcagccctccccccccagtaGCAGAATGTGTTCCCTCGGTGCTGCtggctgtctctgtgtgttagATAACGGGTCCTTGGATTGTTACCCCGGGCTGTGAGATCACCGCGTGCCCCATCGCATCACTGCctgcctttttccccccacatacacacgcatCCATTCTGGTCTGGCTTCTTTCATTCGCTCTCTGAGGCGGCCTCTGTCATTGGTTAATCTGCGTAGAATCCTTCCCGCCCTGTGGCTAATCCTCCCGGGTGCGTTGCCCTTGGTGAGCCTGACCCGTCCCTCCAATCCCCTGACATTTGTTTGGGTCAGCTTTGAATTACAATAGACAGCCCCGCCTCCAACAGGTCCACCTCCAGTcatcccctccctcctgtgGGGTCACTTGGTGAGCCGCCATGTTCTCATAGATCCGCTGTCTGTCAAGAGGGTCTGATCCCCTGCTAATCCTGTCTTGATAACAGTAACATGGATATTGATCCGATTGCACGCCTGCAGCACAGCAGCCTCCAGTAGCCCCACCAGCACAGTGTCAGATTGTTGAGGGGAAATAGGCAGAAACGAGCATATAAGTGGACCTGATGGATGGATCTGGGTGGACGCTCCCCACTTAGCCTAGCCTATGATTTATCCAGCTCCTTGAAGATGTCTGCATCATGGCCGACTGGCCATGGGCCCAGCGGGTATCCTGCTGCCTCCTGTATGCCACATCCAAATATGCCTCATTAATCCCCCATTCCAGGTAATGGTACCATTGACTTCCCGGAGTTCCTGACCATGATGGCCAGAAAAATGAAGGACacagacagcgaggaggagatccgCGAGGCTTTCCGGGTATTTGACAAGGTAAATAAAGGTTTCAGAGTGTAATGCTCGGAAAACGTTTAGATGAGCAGTTTAAGTTCTCCAACTTCCTTTCCGCCCGTTGTTTGCTTGTGGGATGTTTTGGGTGTGACGCATTCAATGTTCTGTTTCCAGGACGGAAACGGTTACATCAGCGCCGCAGAGCTCCGCCACGTCATGACGAACCTGGGGGAGAAGCTAACAGACGAGGAGGTGGACGAGATGATCAGAGAAGCAGACATTGACGGCGATGGTCAGGTCAACTATGAAGGTAAAAGAGAGCACTAGTAGCTTCAGCTTCTAGGCCACGCTTTGATTAAACTGGGGGACCAGAGCACTTGTTTTCTCCAAGAGTCCGTGCCATACCGTCAGTACCCCCCATTGTGCCAAGGAACTCTGGAGAATATGTAgtcctttcattttgtttgtgagCGGGCCAATCAGCATCCACAACTGTAACCAGGATCCCGTGGGTTTAATGAGGTGAACATGGAATCTGCTTTGAAAGGGGACCCTCATTAGGGTTTGTTTGAACTGGattaaagaaatgtataaaGCAGTGAACAATTTGGCTGGAAACAAAGGCCCAAAGCTGACCTGTCCTTTGTCCTCTCTCCCTCTACAGAGTTTGTACAGATGATGACTGCCAAGTGAAGCTTGCCCACCCTCATCTGTCCCCTcttagaagaaagaaaaaggagaaaaaaaattaaaatgttttacttacctcttggggaaaaaaaattatTCATACTGTTTCTGtatagaaaaaaaattgaatgttgaaataaaatatcTTCTGTCCACAcaggaaaaatataaaaatatacaaa
Proteins encoded in this window:
- the LOC119194812 gene encoding calmodulin-1, with the translated sequence MADQLTEEQIAEFKEAFSLFDKDGDGTITTKELGTVMRSLGQNPTEAELQDMINEVDADGNGTIDFPEFLTMMARKMKDTDSEEEIREAFRVFDKDGNGYISAAELRHVMTNLGEKLTDEEVDEMIREADIDGDGQVNYEEFVQMMTAK